One part of the Marinobacterium rhizophilum genome encodes these proteins:
- the urtA gene encoding urea ABC transporter substrate-binding protein — protein sequence MKTKASKSAVIGTLSALALSVSMNVAVAAEDTIKVGILHSLSGTMAISETTLKDTMLMLIEEQNKKGGLLGKQLEPVVVDPASNWPLFAEKARELIEKNGVDAIFGAWTSVSRKSVLPVVEELDSIMFYPVQYEGEESSKNVFYTGAAPNQQAVPAVDYLMNDLGVERWVLAGTDYVYPRTTNKILEAYLKSKGVAAEDIMINYTPFGHSDWQSIVSDIKKFGAEGKKTAVVSTINGDANVPFYKELGSQGVDADDIPVVAFSVGEEELSGIDTAPLVGHLAAWNYFMSVDSETNDSFIDSWHAYTQDDKRVSNDPMEAHYIGFNMWVEAVKKAGTTDPAAVQQSIIGVAVPNLTGGYSTMMPNHHITKPVMIGEIQDDGQFEVVWETSGNVAGDAWSDYLEGSRDIISDWRAPLSCGNYNTKTAKCSGQNF from the coding sequence ATGAAAACCAAGGCTTCCAAATCCGCCGTGATCGGCACGCTGTCCGCGCTGGCACTGTCGGTATCGATGAACGTTGCGGTTGCGGCTGAAGACACGATCAAGGTCGGTATCCTGCATTCTCTATCGGGCACCATGGCCATCAGTGAAACCACGCTCAAAGACACCATGCTGATGCTGATCGAGGAACAGAACAAGAAAGGTGGCCTGCTGGGCAAGCAGCTTGAGCCGGTGGTGGTGGATCCTGCCTCCAACTGGCCGCTGTTCGCGGAAAAAGCCCGTGAGCTGATCGAGAAGAATGGTGTGGATGCCATCTTCGGCGCCTGGACCTCGGTATCGCGCAAGTCCGTGCTGCCGGTGGTGGAGGAGCTCGACAGCATCATGTTCTACCCGGTGCAGTATGAAGGGGAAGAGTCGTCCAAAAACGTGTTTTACACCGGCGCTGCGCCCAACCAGCAGGCCGTGCCGGCGGTGGATTACCTGATGAACGACCTTGGCGTCGAGCGCTGGGTACTGGCGGGCACCGATTACGTCTATCCGCGCACCACCAACAAGATTCTGGAAGCCTACCTCAAGTCCAAGGGCGTGGCGGCTGAAGATATCATGATCAATTACACGCCCTTCGGTCATTCCGACTGGCAGTCCATCGTCTCCGACATCAAGAAGTTTGGCGCCGAGGGCAAGAAAACCGCTGTCGTATCCACCATCAACGGCGATGCCAATGTACCGTTCTACAAGGAACTGGGTTCCCAGGGTGTGGATGCCGATGATATCCCGGTGGTGGCGTTTTCCGTGGGAGAGGAAGAGCTGTCGGGCATCGATACCGCACCGCTGGTGGGCCATCTGGCGGCCTGGAACTACTTCATGAGCGTGGACAGCGAAACCAACGACAGCTTTATCGACAGCTGGCATGCCTACACCCAGGACGACAAGCGCGTTTCCAACGACCCGATGGAAGCCCACTACATCGGCTTCAACATGTGGGTCGAGGCGGTGAAGAAGGCCGGTACAACCGATCCTGCGGCGGTGCAGCAATCCATCATCGGTGTGGCCGTGCCCAACCTGACGGGCGGTTATTCCACCATGATGCCCAACCACCACATTACCAAGCCGGTGATGATTGGCGAGATCCAGGATGACGGCCAGTTCGAAGTGGTCTGGGAGACCTCCGGCAACGTGGCAGGCGATGCCTGGTCCGACTACCTGGAAGGCTCAAGGGACATTATCTCCGACTGGCGTGCTCCGCTGTCCTGCGGCAACTACAACACCAAGACCGCCAAGTGCTCGGGTCAGAACTTCTGA